The Miscanthus floridulus cultivar M001 unplaced genomic scaffold, ASM1932011v1 os_1072, whole genome shotgun sequence genome includes a region encoding these proteins:
- the LOC136533661 gene encoding pentatricopeptide repeat-containing protein At1g09900-like, with protein sequence MPSPPPPPTVCALLPFSPSSCAGHPHHSRLPARRRLCVRSSRPSPPGLPKPSTSTRPPPPPQRRLHGADRRLSALIHRGDLDAALRLVGSSPRPPDVPLANRLVRDLCRRGRPADATRVVEACGPEATAATYGALVDGYCRAGLLEDACRVVGGMPANVQASSAYAYNPLIHALCERGRVADALGVLDGMLCRGCAPDVVTYNILLEAACKGRGYRQAMELIDLMRAEGCEPNVVTYNVIIDAMCREGDVDQARELLNSLPSRGCKPNTVNYNTVLKGFFSIERWVDADELLDEMVRENCPPNEATVNVIINTLCRKGLLQKVTRYLEKMSKHGCTANVVTYNAVISGMCEQGHVDSALELLSNMQSFGCKPDIVTYNTLLKGLCSTDRWEDAEELMIKMSQNDCLPDNVTFNPIVSFWCQKGLILQAFEVFKQMSEKGCSPNSTTYSTIIGGLAKAGKMEQALELLNEMASKGFNTDKMYQLLTESLNKEDKIEEVVQVVHKLQDSGISPQTVLYNTVLLGLCRNGKTDYAIDVLADMVSCGCMPDELTYIILIEGLAYECYLKEARELLSKLCSRDVLSNSLINNEALLLDQNIRSS encoded by the coding sequence ATGCcttcgccgccaccgcctcccacCGTGTGCGCTCTCCtccccttctctccctcctcaTGCGCCGGCCACCCTCACCACTCGCGCCTCCCCGCGCGCCGCCGCCTGTGTGTCCGCAGCTCAAGGCCCAGCCCGCCGGGTCTCCCCAAGCCCAGCACTAGCACTaggccgcctccgccgccacagCGCCGCCTGCACGGGGCGGACCGCCGCCTCAGCGCCCTGATCCACCGGGGCGACCTCGACGCGGCGCTCCGCCTCGTGGGCTCCTCGCCGCGCCCGCCCGACGTTCCGCTCGCCAACCGGCTTGTCCGCGACCTCTGCCGGCGGGGCCGCCCCGCCGACGCCACTCGCGTCGTCGAGGCGTGCGGGCCCgaggccaccgccgccacctacgGCGCGCTGGTCGACGGGTACTGCCGCGCGGGCCTGCTCGAGGACGCGTGCCGCGTCGTGGGCGGCATGCCCGCGAACGTGCAGGCCAGCAGCGCGTACGCCTACAACCCGCTCATCCACGCGCTCTGCGAGCGCGGGCGGGTCGCGGACGCCCTCGGGGTGCTCGACGGCATGCTCTGCCGCGGGTGCGCGCCCGACGTGGTCACCTACAACATCCTCCTCGAGGCGGCGTGCAAGGGGAGAGGATACCGGCAGGCCATGGAGCTCATCGACCTCATGCGCGCAGAGGGGTGTGAGCCCAACGTCGTGACGTACAATGTCATCATCGACGCTATGTGCAGAGAAGGTGATGTAGACCAGGCACGCGAGCTTCTCAACAGCCTGCCTTCTAGAGGTTGCAAGCCCAACACTGTCAACTACAACACTGTTTTGAAGGGTTTCTTTAGCATTGAGCGATGGGTGGATGCTGATGAGCTTCTAGACGAGATGGTTCGAGAGAATTGCCCACCAAACGAAGCAACAGTTAATGTGATCATCAATACCTTGTGTCGGAAAGGATTGCTCCAGAAGGTTACTCGGTATCTAGAGAAAATGTCAAAGCATGGATGCACGGCAAATGTTGTTACTTACAATGCTGTCATCAGTGGGATGTGTGAGCAAGGGCATGTGGATAGTGCCTTGGAGTTACTAAGCAACATGCAATCCTTTGGTTGTAAACCCGATATTGTCACCTACAACACTCTGCTAAAGGGTTTGTGCAGCACTGATCGGTGGGAGGATGCTGAGGAGCTAATGATTAAGATGTCCCAGAATGATTGCCTCCCAGATAACGTGACATTCAATCCTATAGTCAGTTTCTGGTGTCAAAAGGGATTGATTTTGCAGGCCTTTGAAGTCTTTAAGCAAATGTCTGAGAAAGGCTGCAGTCCTAATTCAACCACTTACAGTACAATAATAGGTGGACTAGCCAAGGCTGGCAAGATGGAACAAGCCCTTGAGTTGTTGAATGAAATGGCCAGCAAAGGATTCAACACAGATAAGATGTACCAGTTGTTAACTGAGAGTCTGAATAAAGAGGATAAAATTGAAGAGGTTGTTCAGGTGGTTCATAAGCTGCAAGATTCAGGCATATCACCTCAGACAGTACTCTACAATACAGTACTGTTAGGGCTTTGCAGAAATGGGAAAACAGATTATGCTATTGATGTGCTTGCTGATATGGTGTCCTGTGGTTGTATGCCTGATGAATTGACCTACATTATACTCATTGAAGGTTTGGCTTATGAGTGCTATTTGAAGGAGGCAAGAGAATTGCTAAGCAAGTTGTGCTCAAGAGATGTTCTTTCTAACAGCTTGATCAACAATGAAGCTTTGTTGTTAGATCAAAATATTCGCTCTTCTTGA